From the Trypanosoma brucei brucei TREU927 chromosome 6, complete sequence genome, the window TTGCTGCACGAAGGGATTAAGCACTCTATGTGGATGAAGCACCTCTTCACCTACCGTCATCTCCTCTACAATTGATGAAACAAGCTCCTGTTCTCTCTGCGCATCGGCCTCCGGAATGTCGCATTCCATTTCCATCTCTTGTAGAGTGGGAAAGCGCAGACAGCGGATCTCTTCCATGAAAGGTAATCTGGACATGAAAAGTACATCTTCGTCACCTGTCGTTAACGGCACGCAGAGGAACATGTTGGGGTTTCCATCAGTCGATCGGACATAACGCACCACCAAGGCTGAATCTTGAGCTGCCAGTGCCTTTACAATGCTTCGGAACGCCCTCGTCCCAACGGGGTCATCATCTAGCGGTGCTATCATGTACGATGTATCGACCACCAGCACATGAACAGGAACCTGGTTTTGTGGAATGCAAGCAACAGCATCAATACCCCGTGACCCGCGTATCTTTGTAGCTTCAGAGAGGCGATTGCTGCTGGAGGCTGTCGGTTTGTTTACGGGAGTCTCCAGACACGTTTGCTGACTGTCCTCTTCCCCGCCTTCTAATCGGAGAGTTTCTTCGTCAAACAGCTGCGAGTGAGCTGCCTTTCTACTCCCTGGCACTCGTTCAGTCGGTGCTGGTGTCCGATTTGCTGGTACATGCATTCGTCTCACTTTACCGAGCACGTTCGTAGCTAAGCGCACTTCACCGATTGTGAATACCGTCTTTTGTGCAAGGCTGCGTACTTTTCGGCACACCAACTGCGCAGCGCTCACCAGGGCATCACGTAATGTTATTACTCGACTGTCGTTACCCAAAGCCTTACACAAGGTGTACAGTACAGTTTCATTATCAACCTTCACACGGTTACTAGTGAGTGATGGGGCTGATGCACCGGGAAGCAGGGAACCTTCACCTGTCACTTGGGAGAAATCAATCCCCACAACAATAAGTGTCACCCCCCGCGCTCGCAGAGCGTTCAGCACATCGCGGAAGACGCTCTTCCTGACCACCTCAGCATGCGCATCCGTTAAGAGATACAAAACCTCCCTGAATTGctttcttcgtttcttcaAGTTAAACACCTCTACACATAGAGTAAGAGTTTCAATGAAATTTGCACTGGATCCCACACCCTGTTGCTCCTCCCGGTCACGCAGGATTCGGTGCAGTATTGTGATGAACTCAACAGATGGTGGAGCCGGCAAACATGGGGCGGAAAGCTGAGCTGCGCTCCCACAAGTACTAACACT encodes:
- a CDS encoding KU80 protein (similar to GP:16116698: KU80 protein {Trypanosoma brucei} (PMID:11919193)), with the protein product MAFRTSTIFALDVNCSISSLAQAVEFCRLSVLKTMCPSSYDEVALVVAGGCRSYSGGTSTSVSTCGSAAQLSAPCLPAPPSVEFITILHRILRDREEQQGVGSSANFIETLTLCVEVFNLKKRRKQFREVLYLLTDAHAEVVRKSVFRDVLNALRARGVTLIVVGIDFSQVTGEGSLLPGASAPSLTSNRVKVDNETVLYTLCKALGNDSRVITLRDALVSAAQLVCRKVRSLAQKTVFTIGEVRLATNVLGKVRRMHVPANRTPAPTERVPGSRKAAHSQLFDEETLRLEGGEEDSQQTCLETPVNKPTASSSNRLSEATKIRGSRGIDAVACIPQNQVPVHVLVVDTSYMIAPLDDDPVGTRAFRSIVKALAAQDSALVVRYVRSTDGNPNMFLCVPLTTGDEDVLFMSRLPFMEEIRCLRFPTLQEMEMECDIPEADAQREQELVSSIVEEMTVGEEVLHPHRVLNPFVQQYYATQRAMVNRWCSRTAENPLSAHEDSDIKLALLPQLRGISAGFASPGCKVEQLVSRTREKLETCCRVFAYVPRTTSHSPERKVLWERTPAGQPPVSETVENTEVASPAAPSTLQCHLGSGSSVTCRPVCANPPHDAVSSFIQDKRTMFHPVAHPLGSGSS